One Chryseobacterium sp. StRB126 genomic region harbors:
- the dinB gene encoding DNA polymerase IV, producing the protein MERAIVHMDLDTFFVSCERLKNAELEKKPVIIGGGDRGVVASCSYETRFFGVRSTMPIKMALRLCPEAKVIKGDMEMYSNMSHMVTEIIQEKVPVLEKASIDEFYLDLSGMDQFFGCYKWTHEIAESVQKNTGLPISFALSTNKTVSKIGTGESKPIGRLEVKQSDIQPFLNPLSVKKIPMVGDVTFQLLSRLGIRTIQTLSEMPVDVLGQLIGKNGYELWKKAHGIDEAPVVPYSERKSISTEDTFAQDTIDIQGIQSILSGMVEKLCYQLRAEKWLVSVVVVKLRYANFDTETKQYRIPYTSADHTLLRYVLELFKKVYTRRMRIRLVGVKFTGLVHGCHQMDLFEDTEELISLYQTMDKIKNRFGATSVGRASGLLK; encoded by the coding sequence ATGGAAAGAGCAATTGTACATATGGATTTAGATACGTTCTTTGTTTCCTGTGAAAGGCTGAAAAACGCTGAGTTGGAGAAAAAGCCTGTGATCATCGGAGGTGGAGACCGTGGTGTTGTGGCGTCCTGCTCTTACGAAACCCGTTTTTTTGGAGTAAGGAGTACAATGCCGATCAAAATGGCTTTGCGGCTATGCCCCGAAGCTAAAGTCATTAAGGGAGATATGGAAATGTATTCCAATATGTCCCATATGGTAACGGAGATTATTCAGGAAAAAGTACCTGTTCTTGAAAAGGCAAGCATCGATGAATTTTATTTGGATCTTTCCGGAATGGATCAGTTTTTCGGATGTTACAAATGGACACATGAAATAGCGGAAAGCGTGCAGAAAAATACAGGTTTACCGATAAGTTTTGCTCTATCCACTAATAAGACCGTATCCAAAATCGGAACCGGAGAATCAAAGCCAATCGGAAGATTGGAAGTGAAACAGTCTGACATACAGCCGTTTTTAAACCCGCTTTCGGTAAAGAAGATTCCTATGGTCGGAGATGTAACCTTTCAACTGCTCTCAAGACTGGGGATCAGAACGATACAAACACTTTCTGAAATGCCTGTTGATGTGCTTGGGCAGCTGATTGGTAAAAACGGATATGAACTTTGGAAAAAAGCACATGGAATTGACGAAGCCCCTGTAGTTCCTTACTCTGAACGAAAATCCATCTCTACCGAAGATACTTTTGCTCAGGACACCATCGATATTCAGGGTATCCAAAGTATACTCTCTGGAATGGTTGAAAAACTCTGTTATCAACTTCGTGCAGAGAAATGGCTGGTATCGGTAGTGGTGGTAAAACTCCGCTATGCCAATTTTGATACGGAAACCAAGCAATACAGAATTCCTTACACCTCAGCTGACCATACCCTGCTTAGGTATGTTTTAGAACTCTTTAAAAAAGTATATACCAGGCGTATGAGAATCAGGTTAGTAGGAGTAAAGTTTACCGGACTGGTTCACGGATGCCATCAGATGGATCTCTTTGAAGATACGGAAGAGTTGATATCTCTGTATCAGACAATGGATAAAATCAAGAACAGGTTTGGGGCAACAAGTGTAGGAAGAGCTTCAGGTTTATTAAAATAA
- a CDS encoding XRE family transcriptional regulator: MSKFSDNIVFLRGKKNMTQQELADLLILTRSRYVAYEYGRTEPPIEILLRISKFYNISIDLLLTVDVRKFSIDELMELPENRIVLPIRVDQDGNNQIEIIPQKASMGYLNGYGDPEYIESLETISLPFLKGGKFRAFPADGDSMPPYKNGTYIVGKYVENLSDLKTDRTYVFITTNDGISYKRFQFHEADGIWVKADNQFYEPYKIALPEIKEIWEFACSINTKEYEPDEFSEHHIQNFITEIKTDIRQIKEKMGDKN; encoded by the coding sequence ATGTCAAAATTCTCTGATAACATCGTGTTTTTGAGGGGAAAGAAAAATATGACTCAGCAAGAACTGGCAGATCTATTAATTCTTACCCGATCCAGATATGTCGCCTATGAATATGGCAGAACAGAACCTCCTATTGAAATATTGCTTAGAATTTCTAAATTCTATAACATTAGTATCGACCTATTGTTGACTGTAGATGTCAGAAAATTTTCTATCGATGAACTCATGGAGCTTCCTGAGAATAGGATTGTTCTGCCTATAAGGGTTGATCAAGATGGAAACAATCAGATTGAGATTATTCCCCAAAAAGCTTCTATGGGCTACTTGAATGGCTATGGAGATCCGGAATACATTGAAAGTCTGGAGACCATTTCATTACCTTTTTTAAAAGGAGGTAAGTTCAGGGCATTTCCGGCTGACGGAGATTCAATGCCACCCTATAAGAACGGAACCTATATCGTGGGAAAATATGTAGAAAATCTTTCGGATTTGAAAACGGACAGAACGTATGTTTTCATTACCACCAATGATGGTATCAGTTACAAAAGATTTCAGTTTCATGAAGCAGATGGTATCTGGGTAAAAGCTGACAATCAATTTTATGAGCCTTATAAGATAGCATTACCTGAAATTAAAGAAATCTGGGAATTTGCCTGTAGTATTAATACCAAAGAATATGAACCTGATGAATTTTCAGAACATCATATTCAAAACTTTATCACAGAAATTAAAACTGATATCAGACAGATCAAAGAAAAAATGGGAGATAAGAATTGA
- a CDS encoding alpha-ketoglutarate-dependent dioxygenase AlkB family protein, with amino-acid sequence MSQLSLFDAEEFYEFPKDLLEYRENFLSGEEADLLKNKLLETAPWEQRTQKMYDKMVLTPRLTAWYGDSKYNDSEADKKPTNPWTPELFSLKQRIENEFGCQFNGVLLNLYLNQNDSVAWHRDKESRYGKRPVIASISLGQTRNFDFRKKDHHQSKYSLPLPHGSLLIMKGDLQENWEHRIAKSNTSMKERINLTFRLIISKPVDS; translated from the coding sequence ATGAGTCAGCTTAGTTTATTTGATGCAGAAGAGTTTTATGAGTTTCCAAAAGACCTTTTGGAATACAGAGAGAATTTCCTGAGCGGGGAAGAAGCCGATCTGCTTAAAAATAAATTATTAGAAACCGCTCCCTGGGAACAACGTACTCAAAAAATGTACGATAAGATGGTACTTACTCCAAGATTAACGGCCTGGTATGGTGATTCAAAGTATAATGATTCTGAAGCAGATAAAAAGCCAACCAATCCATGGACTCCTGAATTGTTTTCATTAAAACAAAGAATTGAAAATGAATTTGGCTGCCAATTCAATGGGGTTTTGTTAAATCTATACCTTAACCAAAATGATTCCGTTGCCTGGCATCGGGATAAGGAAAGTCGATATGGAAAGCGACCTGTCATTGCATCCATCAGTCTTGGACAAACCAGAAACTTTGATTTCAGAAAGAAGGATCATCATCAAAGCAAATACAGCCTACCACTCCCTCATGGATCGTTATTGATTATGAAAGGCGATCTTCAGGAAAACTGGGAACACAGGATTGCAAAATCAAATACATCAATGAAGGAACGAATCAATCTGACATTTCGTTTAATTATTTCTAAACCTGTAGATTCCTGA
- a CDS encoding tetratricopeptide repeat protein, protein MKNFIFSILCFFFIAINSQSLSEKELDKKINALKELNSTNPKKTIELSIECYNSAKKIDYKKGMLGSIMIQLTKYFDVGNFKKVIEISKEAELLSKSMEDMENLSNTFRLRASAYTELGFNDESLKNFNKALEISEKIKSSDSRFYYRSLIYTGMATYMAHINTPIDSVIFYQQKSLNEALKMTSDKKNLNRKYYLISRAYMNLGMTSVAKGNLKKAENHFTKALEICRNKNYSINIQTEVLVLNEFAWLYFDQKNYDNAIQYAKEAAIMEKQFSFPYIRRDIYEVMFKSYVEKGNKGKSSEYMEKFTKLNDSIVNAEKKTINTPVKHILSEKENDNRSLMNRMMITGAGLLVLSMSGGWLYWKKRNHNLHLKYEKIIENLKKSESAEENKISAEVLVIENNGGTTYPNEKTSGLIIKNDTINNILLKLNKIEDSQKFIRKDFTLTFLASELNTNPRYLSEIIKQHKGKSYNNYINGLRIGYITNKLYKNPIYREYKVSYLAEQCGFTSREVFAVIFKKETGMTPSYFIGQLKKENTTYLQ, encoded by the coding sequence ATGAAAAATTTTATCTTCTCCATCCTGTGCTTTTTTTTTATAGCTATCAATTCGCAATCTTTATCTGAAAAGGAGTTGGATAAAAAAATTAATGCGCTAAAGGAACTAAATAGTACAAATCCTAAAAAAACGATTGAGCTTTCAATAGAATGCTATAATTCAGCTAAAAAAATTGATTATAAAAAAGGAATGCTTGGCAGTATTATGATTCAACTGACAAAGTATTTTGATGTGGGAAATTTCAAGAAAGTAATTGAAATTAGCAAAGAAGCAGAACTTCTATCAAAAAGCATGGAAGATATGGAAAATTTATCAAATACATTTAGACTCAGAGCCTCTGCATATACTGAATTGGGTTTCAATGACGAAAGTTTAAAAAATTTTAATAAAGCTTTAGAAATATCTGAAAAAATTAAATCTTCTGATTCCAGGTTTTATTATAGATCTCTTATTTATACTGGGATGGCAACCTATATGGCCCATATTAACACACCTATAGACTCTGTAATTTTTTATCAACAAAAAAGTTTAAATGAAGCATTAAAAATGACCTCCGATAAAAAAAATCTAAACAGAAAGTATTACTTAATTTCAAGAGCTTATATGAATCTTGGGATGACCAGTGTGGCAAAAGGAAACCTTAAAAAAGCGGAAAATCATTTTACCAAAGCTTTAGAAATTTGCAGAAATAAGAATTACTCAATAAATATACAAACCGAGGTATTGGTTTTAAATGAATTTGCATGGCTGTATTTTGATCAGAAAAACTATGACAATGCCATACAGTACGCTAAGGAAGCTGCTATCATGGAAAAACAGTTCAGTTTCCCATATATCCGTAGAGATATATATGAAGTTATGTTCAAATCCTATGTAGAGAAGGGAAATAAAGGAAAATCTTCCGAATACATGGAGAAATTTACCAAGTTGAATGATAGTATTGTAAATGCAGAAAAGAAAACGATCAATACCCCTGTGAAACATATTTTGTCTGAAAAAGAGAACGATAACCGAAGCCTGATGAATAGAATGATGATAACGGGTGCTGGTTTACTTGTGCTTTCAATGTCAGGAGGGTGGCTTTATTGGAAAAAAAGAAACCATAACTTACATCTAAAATATGAGAAGATCATTGAAAACTTAAAAAAATCAGAATCTGCTGAAGAAAATAAGATATCAGCTGAAGTTCTGGTCATAGAAAATAATGGAGGTACCACTTATCCCAATGAAAAAACATCAGGTCTTATTATTAAAAATGATACTATAAATAATATTCTGTTGAAGCTGAATAAAATTGAAGACTCACAGAAATTTATAAGAAAAGACTTTACCCTTACATTTCTTGCTAGTGAACTGAATACAAACCCCAGATATTTATCTGAAATTATAAAACAACATAAAGGAAAAAGCTACAATAATTATATTAATGGTTTAAGAATTGGCTATATCACTAATAAACTTTATAAAAATCCTATATATAGAGAATATAAGGTCAGTTATTTAGCAGAACAATGTGGCTTCACATCCAGAGAAGTTTTTGCGGTTATTTTTAAAAAAGAAACGGGAATGACTCCTTCTTATTTTATAGGGCAACTAAAAAAAGAAAATACAACGTATTTGCAATAG
- a CDS encoding DNA polymerase III subunit alpha, which translates to MFLNCHSYHSLRYGTISIKELVDQAVHFNIKTLALTDINTITGIYDFYKLCQEYNIRPIVGVEIRVQNELYYICLARNQKSIAEVNRLLTAYNCDGIEISKANPDFKDTFVIYPLENIPEQLSDHEFIGIRQNQLNLLIQPELKPFIHKMVILHPVTFTTHEEYELHKILRAIDHNTLISKLTEAHYCKDNEMFTDKKELLAQFYHKPQIIENTKYIVNTCHFDFDFSTPKNKKNFTDSRENDFELLKKLAYEGLSKRYSEDNLQAKARVDKELMVIKQLNFCAYFLITWDILQYSNRMGFMHVGRGSGANSIVSYCIGITDICPLELDLYFERFLNLNRKTPPDFDIDWSWQTRDIILEYIFDKYGKDHVAFCGTNVEFKYRSIFREVGKVFGLPKEELDTLATKPIHEHDNNSVSRQVHYYGKLLEKFPNQRSMHSCGILISEEPITNYSALEMPPKGFPIVQFDMYTAEEIGLEKFDILSQRGLGTINDTVKLVKEKKGIDIDIRDISLSKDEAQCNEFLSSGKTIGCFYIESPAMRGLLRRLKCDNYKVLVAASSIIRPGVAQSGMMREYIFRHNNPSKFEYFHDVFEKELGETYGIMVYQEDVIKIALHFGGLSAPDGDVLRRAMSGKGRSLSALQKVKDNFFESCKRLGHPEKLSMEVYRQIESFAGYSFCKAHSASYAVESYQSLYLKVYYPIEFMVSAINNGGGFYRTEVYIHEAKMSGATIHNPCVNLSEYQTTVYGLDVYLGLMHFEKLETRLAQLIPEERTQNGEYTSLENFVKRIPIGIETLQILIFIGAFRFTGKQKHELLIESRFLLGHNKVPFRHLTLLEEPQKDYKLPSIERNKFEDAFDEIEILGFPISFSPFDLLQTRYRGSVLVKDLLKFHKCQVKMLAYLISRKHVPTKKGSMYFGTWIDAEGEYFDTAHFPNCLEEYPFQGGGCYLLLGTVEVDFHFPTVTIHKMAKMPFIPDPRYSMDKEKSLEAQRNLHEDVSMTFRKPYPQEHEIGLPRRKTHKLLSITHVNNTLIIIIPIFSEYFFAVI; encoded by the coding sequence ATGTTTCTGAATTGTCATTCTTATCACAGCCTTCGGTATGGAACCATTTCTATTAAAGAACTGGTTGATCAGGCTGTACATTTTAATATTAAAACCCTGGCTCTTACAGACATCAATACCATTACCGGGATCTATGATTTTTATAAGCTTTGTCAGGAGTATAATATCAGACCGATCGTCGGAGTGGAAATACGGGTTCAGAATGAACTGTATTATATCTGCCTGGCCCGAAATCAGAAAAGCATTGCAGAAGTCAACAGGCTTTTAACAGCTTATAATTGTGATGGCATTGAAATTTCTAAAGCCAATCCTGATTTTAAAGATACTTTTGTTATTTACCCTCTGGAGAATATTCCGGAACAATTATCAGATCATGAATTTATAGGTATCAGACAGAACCAGCTCAACCTTTTGATTCAACCGGAATTGAAACCGTTCATCCATAAAATGGTCATCCTGCATCCGGTTACCTTTACCACTCATGAAGAATATGAGCTTCATAAAATACTAAGGGCTATCGATCACAATACATTGATCAGTAAACTTACAGAAGCTCATTACTGTAAAGACAATGAAATGTTTACGGATAAAAAAGAGCTTCTGGCTCAATTTTACCATAAGCCACAAATTATTGAGAACACAAAATATATTGTCAATACCTGCCATTTTGATTTTGATTTTTCAACCCCTAAAAACAAAAAAAATTTTACGGATAGCAGGGAAAATGATTTTGAGCTTTTAAAAAAGTTAGCGTATGAGGGACTTTCAAAAAGATACTCCGAAGATAATCTACAGGCAAAAGCAAGAGTGGACAAAGAATTAATGGTTATTAAGCAGCTTAATTTCTGTGCCTATTTCCTGATCACTTGGGACATTCTCCAATACAGCAACCGGATGGGATTTATGCATGTAGGAAGAGGCAGTGGTGCCAATTCCATTGTCAGTTACTGCATCGGAATTACTGATATATGTCCTCTGGAACTGGACCTATATTTTGAGAGGTTTTTAAACCTCAACCGTAAAACACCTCCTGACTTTGACATTGACTGGAGCTGGCAGACCAGGGATATCATCCTGGAATATATTTTTGATAAATACGGAAAAGATCATGTTGCCTTCTGTGGAACCAATGTTGAATTTAAATACCGTTCTATTTTCCGAGAAGTAGGAAAAGTTTTCGGTCTTCCGAAAGAGGAACTGGATACGCTCGCAACAAAACCGATCCACGAACATGATAACAATTCGGTATCCAGACAGGTTCATTACTACGGAAAATTGTTGGAAAAGTTTCCTAATCAGAGAAGCATGCACTCCTGTGGGATTCTTATATCAGAAGAACCCATAACCAATTATTCTGCACTGGAAATGCCTCCCAAAGGTTTTCCGATTGTACAGTTCGATATGTACACTGCTGAAGAAATTGGTCTTGAAAAGTTTGACATTCTTTCACAGAGGGGTTTAGGTACCATTAACGACACAGTAAAACTGGTGAAGGAAAAAAAAGGTATTGATATCGATATCCGGGATATATCTCTCTCAAAAGATGAAGCCCAATGCAATGAATTCTTAAGTTCCGGAAAAACCATCGGCTGTTTTTATATTGAATCTCCAGCCATGAGGGGGTTGCTCAGAAGGCTTAAATGTGACAATTACAAAGTCCTGGTAGCTGCCTCGTCTATCATACGTCCCGGTGTTGCCCAAAGCGGGATGATGCGGGAATATATTTTCAGGCATAACAATCCCTCAAAATTTGAATACTTCCATGATGTTTTTGAAAAAGAACTGGGAGAAACCTATGGCATTATGGTGTATCAAGAAGATGTTATTAAAATTGCCCTGCACTTCGGAGGATTATCCGCCCCTGATGGTGACGTCCTGAGACGGGCCATGAGCGGTAAAGGCAGGTCTTTATCTGCATTACAGAAAGTAAAAGATAACTTCTTTGAGTCCTGTAAAAGATTAGGACACCCCGAAAAGTTATCTATGGAAGTATACCGTCAGATCGAATCTTTTGCAGGATACTCATTCTGTAAAGCACATTCTGCTTCCTATGCTGTGGAAAGCTATCAGAGCTTATACCTCAAGGTCTATTATCCTATCGAATTCATGGTCTCCGCTATTAATAACGGCGGAGGTTTCTACAGAACGGAAGTCTATATTCATGAGGCTAAGATGTCGGGAGCTACTATCCATAATCCCTGTGTCAATTTAAGTGAATACCAGACAACGGTTTATGGCTTGGATGTGTATTTGGGATTGATGCATTTTGAAAAACTGGAAACAAGGTTAGCACAGCTGATTCCTGAAGAAAGAACCCAAAATGGAGAGTATACTTCCTTGGAAAACTTTGTGAAAAGAATTCCTATTGGCATCGAAACACTACAAATTTTAATCTTTATCGGAGCATTCCGCTTTACCGGAAAACAGAAGCATGAGTTGCTGATTGAATCAAGATTTCTCCTGGGACATAATAAGGTTCCTTTCAGACATTTGACTTTACTGGAAGAACCTCAAAAGGATTATAAGTTACCTAGTATAGAAAGAAATAAGTTTGAAGATGCTTTTGATGAAATAGAAATATTAGGATTTCCTATTTCATTCAGTCCTTTTGATTTATTACAAACCCGCTACAGAGGTTCTGTTTTGGTAAAAGATTTATTGAAGTTTCATAAATGTCAGGTTAAAATGCTGGCATATCTTATTTCAAGAAAGCATGTACCCACCAAAAAAGGATCGATGTATTTCGGTACCTGGATTGATGCTGAAGGAGAATATTTTGATACCGCTCATTTTCCAAATTGTCTTGAAGAGTATCCTTTTCAGGGAGGAGGCTGCTATCTCTTATTAGGAACGGTAGAGGTCGATTTTCACTTCCCCACTGTTACCATCCATAAAATGGCCAAAATGCCTTTTATTCCGGATCCAAGATATTCAATGGATAAAGAAAAATCATTGGAAGCTCAGCGTAATTTGCATGAGGATGTTAGTATGACTTTTAGAAAACCGTATCCCCAGGAACATGAAATTGGATTGCCAAGGCGGAAAACACATAAGCTATTATCAATTACTCATGTTAACAACACATTAATAATAATTATTCCTATTTTTTCGGAATATTTTTTTGCAGTTATTTGA